In a single window of the Xylanimonas protaetiae genome:
- a CDS encoding glycosyltransferase, whose translation MTRSLRVLALDHSAAFGGGELALSRAIEAISPGEVSPRVLLFEHGPLVERLGAAGVPVEVLPLGRAGTVDRVRAGRAGMLVLVPSMAVFVLRLARRIRALRPDVVHTNTLKADLLGWAAARLARVPVVWWVHDRIADDYLPARTAWLFRWAATHLPDAVIANSEASAATLTNRRGARPPVAYPGFAAGQVRADALQRSEPIDPVVGLVGRISPTKGQVEFLDAAAVVRGRYPRARFVVAGAPLFGAEDYADRVRARVGELGLDEEVALTGHVDDVPALLDGLSVMVHASPVPEPFGQVVVEAMVRGVPVVATDAGGVPEILVDPDNGQALGELVAPGDARALAEGILRLLDDPLRAQAQAARAYRSVESRFAATQTARVLTDVWRGVARD comes from the coding sequence GTGACCCGCTCGCTCCGCGTCCTCGCCCTCGACCACAGCGCGGCGTTCGGCGGCGGGGAGCTGGCACTGTCCCGGGCGATCGAGGCGATCTCGCCGGGCGAGGTCTCGCCGCGCGTCCTGCTGTTCGAGCACGGCCCGCTGGTAGAGCGGCTCGGTGCGGCGGGCGTGCCGGTGGAGGTGCTTCCCCTCGGGCGCGCCGGCACCGTCGACCGCGTGCGCGCGGGACGTGCCGGCATGCTCGTGCTGGTGCCCTCGATGGCCGTGTTCGTGCTGCGGCTGGCGCGCCGCATCCGCGCGCTGCGCCCGGACGTGGTCCACACCAACACCCTGAAGGCCGACCTGCTCGGGTGGGCGGCAGCCCGCCTGGCCCGTGTCCCCGTCGTGTGGTGGGTGCACGACCGCATCGCGGACGACTACCTGCCCGCTCGGACGGCGTGGCTGTTCCGGTGGGCGGCCACGCACCTGCCCGACGCGGTGATCGCCAACTCGGAGGCGAGCGCGGCGACACTGACGAACCGGCGCGGCGCACGGCCCCCCGTGGCGTACCCCGGTTTCGCAGCCGGGCAGGTCCGAGCGGACGCCCTGCAACGCTCGGAGCCGATCGACCCGGTCGTCGGGCTGGTCGGACGGATCAGCCCCACCAAGGGCCAGGTCGAGTTCCTGGATGCGGCCGCGGTCGTGCGCGGGCGCTATCCACGCGCGCGGTTCGTCGTCGCGGGGGCGCCGCTGTTCGGTGCCGAGGACTACGCGGACCGGGTGCGTGCGCGGGTCGGGGAGCTCGGCCTCGACGAGGAGGTCGCGCTGACCGGCCACGTCGACGACGTCCCGGCGCTGCTCGACGGCCTGAGCGTGATGGTGCACGCCTCGCCGGTGCCCGAGCCGTTCGGGCAGGTGGTGGTCGAAGCGATGGTCCGCGGCGTGCCCGTCGTCGCGACCGACGCCGGCGGCGTCCCGGAGATCCTGGTCGACCCTGACAACGGACAGGCCCTCGGCGAGCTCGTGGCGCCGGGCGACGCCCGCGCGCTCGCGGAGGGGATCCTGCGGCTCCTGGACGATCCCCTGCGCGCGCAGGCCCAGGCTGCCCGCGCCTACCGCAGCGTCGAGAGCCGGTTCGCGGCGACGCAGACGGCGCGGGTGCTCACGGACGTGTGGCGGGGCGTGGCGCGAGACTGA
- a CDS encoding glycosyltransferase, translating into MKVLRVSHSAVVDAWRERERALRRRGLEVDLVSARVWDEGGRLVPLEPRAGEPVVGARTLGSHPALFLFDPRTLWRALGRPHDVLDLHEEPYALVTAEILALRAARRAWDRLRGRRPGPRAPYLVYSAQNIYKRYPVPFGLVERAVLRRAGGVHVCNDATAGIARRKGATCAVPNIPLGVDLAVFAPAPGGRAAERAPGARAVVGYAGRLVDYKGVDVLVRAVLADDGLELRLAGAGPLEAELRSLAAPAGARITFVGSLSGDALVSFYRGLDVLAVPSLDTPGWLEQFGRVAVEAMACGTPVVASRSGALPDVVGDAGILVPQGDSAALGDALRRVTADPVLAATLRERGLEVAARCSWEAVAAQYEELYRRALGAAPVHGTAPAAPAPPEVVLVAYGSPELVRTALEPLVGKLPLTIVDNSSLPAVREAAELAGARYLDPGSNGGFAAGVNHALAHRQTPGSDVLLLNPDARITAEGVLALQEALHADPRTASVGPRQVDDAGAAARVGWPFPSPGRAWAEAAGLGRLPTRGDRSFVIGSVLLLRAEALADVGGFDERFFLYSEETDWAYRAHRRAWRHRVVDQVLAHHTGAATSADPVRREAHFHASQEKYYRKHFGVAGWTAARLAVIAGAGVRAVVRTGAARTAELDRLRLYVRGPWSVETALTGVTP; encoded by the coding sequence ATGAAGGTTCTGCGTGTCTCGCACAGCGCGGTCGTGGACGCCTGGCGGGAACGCGAGCGCGCGCTGCGGCGGCGCGGCCTGGAGGTCGACCTGGTCTCCGCCCGCGTCTGGGACGAGGGAGGGCGCCTGGTCCCGCTCGAGCCCCGGGCCGGCGAGCCCGTCGTCGGCGCCCGGACCCTCGGGTCCCACCCGGCCCTGTTCCTGTTCGACCCGCGCACGCTGTGGCGCGCGCTCGGCCGTCCGCACGACGTCCTCGACCTCCACGAGGAGCCCTACGCCCTCGTGACGGCCGAGATCCTCGCCCTGCGCGCGGCGCGCCGCGCCTGGGACCGGCTGCGGGGCCGACGACCCGGACCGCGAGCGCCCTACCTCGTCTACTCCGCGCAGAACATCTACAAGCGCTACCCGGTCCCGTTCGGCCTCGTGGAGCGAGCCGTCCTGCGGCGCGCGGGTGGCGTGCACGTGTGCAACGACGCCACCGCGGGCATCGCACGGCGCAAGGGCGCGACGTGCGCGGTCCCCAACATCCCGCTCGGGGTCGACCTCGCCGTGTTCGCGCCGGCACCCGGCGGCCGCGCGGCGGAGCGTGCACCAGGTGCGCGGGCCGTCGTCGGCTACGCCGGGCGCCTCGTCGACTACAAGGGCGTCGACGTGCTCGTGCGGGCCGTGCTCGCCGACGACGGTCTGGAGCTGCGCCTGGCGGGCGCCGGACCTCTCGAGGCCGAGCTCCGTTCGCTCGCCGCACCCGCAGGCGCCCGCATCACGTTCGTCGGCTCGCTGTCGGGCGACGCCCTGGTGAGCTTCTACCGCGGCCTGGACGTGCTCGCCGTGCCGTCGCTGGACACGCCCGGCTGGCTGGAGCAGTTCGGGCGGGTCGCGGTCGAGGCCATGGCCTGCGGCACCCCCGTCGTCGCGAGCCGGTCGGGCGCGCTGCCCGACGTCGTCGGCGACGCCGGGATCCTCGTCCCCCAGGGCGACTCCGCGGCCCTGGGGGACGCGCTGCGCCGGGTGACCGCGGACCCCGTGCTCGCCGCGACGCTGCGCGAGCGTGGCCTGGAGGTCGCCGCCCGTTGCTCGTGGGAGGCGGTCGCCGCCCAGTACGAGGAGCTGTACCGGCGGGCGCTGGGGGCCGCACCCGTGCACGGGACCGCCCCCGCGGCGCCCGCCCCGCCCGAGGTGGTGCTGGTGGCCTACGGCAGCCCCGAGCTGGTGCGCACGGCGCTCGAGCCGCTCGTGGGCAAGCTGCCCCTGACCATCGTCGACAACTCGTCGCTGCCCGCGGTACGGGAGGCCGCTGAGCTCGCGGGCGCGCGCTACCTCGACCCGGGCAGCAACGGCGGCTTCGCCGCGGGAGTCAACCACGCGCTCGCGCACCGCCAGACGCCGGGCTCCGACGTCCTGCTGCTCAACCCCGACGCACGGATCACCGCCGAGGGCGTCCTGGCGCTCCAGGAGGCCCTGCACGCCGATCCCCGGACCGCCAGCGTCGGCCCGCGTCAGGTGGACGACGCCGGAGCGGCCGCCCGGGTCGGCTGGCCGTTCCCGTCGCCGGGCCGCGCATGGGCGGAGGCCGCCGGACTGGGCAGGCTCCCCACCCGGGGAGACCGCTCGTTCGTCATCGGCTCCGTCCTGCTGCTGCGCGCCGAGGCCCTGGCCGACGTCGGCGGGTTCGACGAGCGCTTCTTCCTCTACTCCGAGGAGACCGACTGGGCCTACCGCGCGCACCGGCGTGCGTGGCGCCACCGGGTCGTCGACCAGGTCCTCGCGCACCACACGGGAGCCGCCACGAGCGCCGACCCCGTACGCCGCGAGGCGCACTTCCACGCATCGCAGGAGAAGTACTACCGCAAGCACTTCGGCGTGGCCGGCTGGACGGCCGCCCGGCTCGCGGTCATCGCGGGAGCAGGCGTGCGCGCCGTCGTGCGCACGGGCGCAGCACGCACGGCGGAGCTCGACCGCCTCCGGCTGTACGTGCGCGGTCCCTGGTCGGTCGAGACCGCGCTGACGGGCGTCACCCCGTGA
- a CDS encoding O-antigen ligase family protein — protein MRDVFHARRPDLATVWLGLFAGAAAVAYLLPRSTTLALVVAVVIALVGVVVWNPVVLPVVAMPLLVDADRIGDLSVSDFLLFGSFWVAVLFGRRPFSRTLRNLLWCVAVYQVASLFAVIAHVYPKNTIEWFHAFLITGGALVVGWAIGASGKAGWGLGLFVGMCVLISINAIQGGIVQLSGGVWPLHAVYPSWPFALHKNFAGPTVAVGTLIAFARPAWLGWKARFAVPAFVICLLGVFFIQSRQSLVGLGVSMLVVALRPGRQRPRGAGVLLMLIVPVALYVMSSVNADLTDADGFNSTTERAVGLDIGWQAWHDNPLFGAGLRWFVADRGYPGFQPPNAVVETLSSVGVVGLAGFVVMMIGAVVIAWRLPREFGTLAAALTVQRIVQSQFDQFWVGAHVSIPFVVLGVCVGAAAYAERRRSEEPSLPLSPSVTPAQQGT, from the coding sequence GTGAGGGACGTGTTCCACGCCCGGCGGCCCGACCTCGCGACGGTATGGCTCGGGCTGTTCGCGGGGGCGGCGGCGGTCGCCTACCTCCTGCCGCGCTCGACGACGCTGGCTCTGGTCGTGGCCGTCGTGATCGCCCTGGTGGGCGTCGTGGTGTGGAACCCGGTGGTGCTCCCGGTGGTGGCGATGCCGCTGCTGGTCGACGCCGACCGGATCGGCGACCTGAGCGTCAGCGACTTCCTCCTGTTCGGCTCGTTCTGGGTCGCGGTGCTCTTCGGGCGCCGCCCGTTCTCCCGGACGCTGCGCAACCTCCTGTGGTGCGTCGCCGTCTACCAGGTGGCCAGCCTGTTCGCCGTCATCGCGCACGTGTACCCCAAGAACACCATCGAGTGGTTCCACGCTTTCCTCATCACCGGTGGCGCCCTCGTCGTGGGCTGGGCCATCGGTGCCTCCGGCAAGGCGGGGTGGGGTCTCGGCCTGTTCGTCGGCATGTGCGTGCTCATCTCGATCAACGCCATCCAGGGCGGCATCGTCCAGCTCTCCGGCGGTGTGTGGCCCCTGCACGCCGTCTACCCGTCCTGGCCGTTCGCGCTGCACAAGAACTTTGCCGGGCCCACCGTTGCCGTGGGCACGCTGATCGCCTTCGCCCGTCCGGCGTGGCTGGGCTGGAAAGCTCGGTTCGCCGTCCCGGCGTTCGTGATCTGCCTCCTCGGGGTGTTCTTCATCCAGTCGCGCCAGTCGCTCGTCGGCCTGGGCGTCAGCATGCTCGTCGTCGCGCTGCGGCCCGGGCGCCAGCGGCCCCGTGGCGCCGGTGTCCTCCTGATGCTCATCGTGCCCGTGGCGTTGTACGTCATGAGCAGCGTGAACGCCGACCTCACCGACGCCGACGGCTTCAACTCGACCACGGAACGCGCCGTCGGCCTCGACATCGGCTGGCAGGCCTGGCACGACAACCCCCTCTTCGGGGCCGGCCTGCGCTGGTTCGTGGCGGACCGGGGCTATCCAGGGTTCCAGCCCCCGAACGCGGTGGTCGAGACCCTCTCGTCGGTGGGCGTCGTGGGGCTGGCCGGCTTCGTCGTCATGATGATCGGGGCGGTCGTCATCGCCTGGCGGCTGCCGCGCGAGTTCGGCACGCTCGCCGCGGCTCTGACCGTGCAGCGGATCGTGCAGAGCCAGTTCGACCAGTTCTGGGTCGGCGCGCACGTCTCGATCCCGTTCGTGGTGCTGGGCGTGTGCGTCGGCGCGGCCGCGTACGCCGAGCGGCGCCGGTCCGAGGAGCCCTCCCTCCCGCTGTCACCCTCCGTCACCCCCGCCCAGCAAGGGACCTGA
- a CDS encoding glycosyltransferase, whose translation MSAVRDVVLASLESWDDVWRRNQHLVTGLLRRDPATRVLFVEPPVDLAHDVVRRATLRPGQGLRPGPGIAGVEPGRLWLYEPTKLLPRRVDPGGDRRRARATARAARRAGLTDPVLWINDPRVAGLLDVTPWPAVYDITDDWVVADRPAAERDRLVRGEMLLLERAAAVTVCSPALLARKEANGPVTLVTNGVDVERYRRPAARPADLPSGPVVLYVGTLHRDRLDVDLCVRVQASLGTSARLVFVGPVALGADDAARLRSAGAVLLGARPFTAVPAYLRHADVLVVPHVVDAFTDSLDPLKLYEYRAARRPVVATPVAGFRDSADSLVRAVPADAFAAAVRSALDGAGRDQGATLPETVTDLPTWDRQAGLFAEVLGEVSLAPRPATRP comes from the coding sequence ATGAGCGCCGTGCGCGACGTCGTGCTCGCCTCGCTGGAGTCGTGGGACGACGTCTGGCGCCGCAACCAACACCTGGTGACCGGGTTGCTGCGCCGTGACCCCGCGACGCGCGTCCTGTTCGTCGAGCCCCCGGTCGACCTCGCCCACGACGTCGTCCGACGCGCGACGCTGCGGCCCGGGCAGGGGCTGCGACCCGGCCCCGGGATCGCCGGCGTCGAGCCGGGTCGGCTGTGGCTGTACGAGCCCACCAAGCTGCTCCCCCGGCGGGTCGACCCGGGCGGGGACCGCCGCCGGGCCCGCGCCACCGCCCGTGCCGCGCGGCGGGCGGGACTGACGGACCCGGTGCTCTGGATCAACGACCCGCGCGTCGCCGGCCTGCTGGACGTCACCCCGTGGCCCGCCGTCTACGACATCACCGACGACTGGGTCGTCGCCGACCGGCCCGCCGCGGAGCGCGACCGGCTCGTGCGCGGCGAGATGCTGCTGCTGGAACGGGCGGCGGCCGTGACGGTGTGCTCGCCGGCACTCCTGGCCCGCAAGGAGGCGAACGGTCCGGTCACGCTCGTCACCAACGGCGTCGACGTCGAGCGATACCGGCGGCCCGCGGCCCGGCCGGCGGATCTCCCGTCCGGGCCGGTGGTGCTCTACGTCGGCACGCTGCACCGCGACCGGCTCGACGTCGACCTGTGCGTCCGCGTCCAGGCGAGCCTCGGGACGAGCGCCCGGCTGGTGTTCGTCGGCCCGGTCGCGCTCGGCGCCGACGACGCCGCCCGGCTGAGGTCCGCAGGCGCGGTGCTGCTCGGCGCCCGGCCGTTCACCGCCGTTCCCGCCTACCTGCGGCACGCGGACGTGCTCGTGGTCCCGCACGTGGTCGACGCGTTCACCGACAGCCTGGACCCGCTCAAGCTGTACGAGTACCGGGCGGCCCGCCGCCCCGTCGTGGCAACGCCGGTCGCCGGGTTCCGGGACAGTGCCGACTCCCTGGTGCGGGCGGTGCCGGCGGACGCTTTCGCCGCGGCGGTCCGTTCCGCCCTGGACGGGGCGGGCCGCGACCAGGGCGCCACGCTGCCGGAGACTGTGACAGACCTGCCGACGTGGGACCGGCAGGCGGGCCTGTTCGCGGAGGTCCTGGGCGAGGTCAGTCTCGCGCCACGCCCCGCCACACGTCCGTGA
- a CDS encoding glycosyltransferase family 4 protein gives MRIVHVVVSSAFAGVEAHVSRLARAQAAAGNQVVVVGGDVERMADAAGPDVRVVPGATLRSARSALARLTARADVAHAHMTAAELVACTVWPVVAGRVPLVSTRHFAQHRGRTTLGRLTAPVVARVIAAQIAIAQYTAERIDGPSTVVLAGVDARPDRTTPTSRPGVVLMAQRLEAEKRADLGVRAFAASGLADLGWRLLVAGDGAERPAVEALVAELGLAAAVTLLGRRSDVADLMAGADVFLAPTPGEHFGLSVLEAMAAGLPVVADGSGGHLETLGTDAAGLYPSQDPGRAGTVLRDLATDAAAAHAYGAGLQVRQRTHFSLDQQVTATDLVYRSVLV, from the coding sequence ATGCGCATCGTCCACGTCGTCGTCTCGTCCGCGTTCGCCGGCGTCGAGGCGCACGTCTCCCGGCTGGCCCGGGCCCAGGCGGCGGCCGGCAACCAGGTCGTCGTCGTCGGGGGCGACGTCGAGCGCATGGCGGACGCCGCCGGTCCCGATGTCCGCGTGGTCCCCGGGGCCACCCTCCGGTCGGCACGATCTGCGCTGGCACGCCTGACCGCCCGGGCCGACGTCGCGCACGCCCACATGACGGCCGCCGAGCTGGTCGCGTGCACGGTCTGGCCCGTCGTGGCCGGCCGCGTGCCGCTGGTCAGCACACGGCACTTCGCCCAGCACCGGGGGCGGACCACCCTCGGCCGCCTGACGGCGCCCGTCGTCGCGCGGGTGATCGCCGCGCAGATCGCGATCGCGCAGTACACCGCGGAACGCATCGACGGCCCCAGCACCGTGGTGCTCGCGGGCGTCGACGCCCGCCCCGACCGCACCACGCCGACGAGCCGACCGGGCGTCGTCCTCATGGCGCAACGTCTGGAGGCCGAGAAGCGGGCCGACCTGGGCGTGCGCGCCTTCGCCGCCTCCGGGTTGGCGGACCTCGGCTGGCGGTTGCTCGTCGCCGGCGACGGCGCCGAACGGCCCGCGGTCGAGGCACTGGTCGCGGAGCTCGGCCTGGCCGCGGCCGTCACCCTGCTGGGGCGGCGCTCGGACGTCGCGGACCTCATGGCGGGCGCCGACGTCTTCCTGGCCCCGACCCCGGGCGAGCACTTCGGCCTGAGCGTCCTCGAGGCGATGGCGGCCGGGCTGCCCGTCGTCGCGGACGGCTCGGGTGGGCACCTGGAGACGTTGGGCACCGACGCCGCCGGGCTGTACCCGAGCCAGGACCCCGGCCGGGCCGGGACCGTCCTGCGCGATCTCGCGACCGACGCGGCCGCGGCCCACGCGTACGGAGCGGGCCTGCAGGTACGCCAGCGCACGCACTTCTCGCTCGACCAGCAGGTGACGGCGACCGATCTCGTGTACCGGAGCGTGCTCGTATGA